A genomic segment from Diadema setosum chromosome 11, eeDiaSeto1, whole genome shotgun sequence encodes:
- the LOC140234640 gene encoding LOW QUALITY PROTEIN: uncharacterized protein (The sequence of the model RefSeq protein was modified relative to this genomic sequence to represent the inferred CDS: substituted 1 base at 1 genomic stop codon), producing the protein MKSIHHNQRRHIPVVRQLEHSALQLSLEKKKKNRKRKPADLEKLLNEDFKIARKRGVQVQDTPRKKRLRAELQEKKDELKESKSTLSSTRKRLLLSEEDAMQESMKRKHLEEVNEELTRDLSILNESLKSVRVKYEETLSRLDSMTSKFNPLQDEVAEYKQLFKKVSAESTNLQMKYNQVKEKMSHIDTRNVNRRLKRQNEKLSELKQAKEQKQRLEREITSLKTELQETRNALSATKEAKQAIQSKLEAKRKEXKQIGQKLWYQQKSEGRPAFDVNKYEKDFGYLQRRADLLEQKNKELSDHISLLEDDEMSTFQDGKYTDEVRETIMELLSYNVSMAKVSQVIRTVLKKIGKREVHRLPSLATVSQIAIEARFLADIEVATAMANNRPEEALGNCLHGDGTTKYHKKYQNFQITLPDGTSRTLGLTQMAKGDTDSTMTAFEDRMRELASALDRNDDNPEETYNNLVCSIKSTMTDQGPAMPQFSSRVQCLRNELLPKVMEKWEDLPEEVRENAKSFGQFYCKLHPLINFSEEINKVLKAFEEISMTGRNPHTFATGEAGVTRVVRTTSKAFNHRGSDKSGVEDAFTTYVEHEFGVKNSVVNYLGNRANILFEGAAQTYFHKDHIKSFIGILPDPNNLLLAVKEDISEPIHVAELKALGIIYYAITNPLWKKIITVDNILGMNRYLHQLQCQLIKWKEDATTLLHGEEISSDMSIHHDSISEKLYEEVDPEVEALCVQALEMTACAMLLILERQCQDQLPGGKYWNINEGMEASFANVPTTNIVAERDFAQLDLLVRQKPAARTMTLETIIMWVNNRTPSWLDSLDPETKATYMQEARGHSCLVLDRYRKRMQALKEERWQLLSEKSQKVKEKETRQRNQTLDLVEKVMNLGGAWTSPEEAEAKCTELEEDGVQTVRRAIYNQLQFMSKILKCKAPTKEHFQLSSQQKQFSNAELLQHVKEVITANDMTKGSAENEATTSAKVYITYTDKDEREGLFLEQKRKLGEKIEGERKKRAAESSKQLLEEYVREPELLVGKRIEHLFIIEKEKRWYSGTVMRVEKKHKDTMKTEFAVDYDLESELEVYPLLKDLSKAELIVL; encoded by the exons ATGAAGAGCATACATCACAACCAGAGGCGGCACATTCCAGTAGTACGGCAATTGGAACATTCTGCTCTGCAGTTG TCActcgagaagaagaagaagaacaggaAACGGAAACCAGCAGATCTGGAGAAGCTCCTGAATGAAGATTTCAAAATTGCCAGAAAAAGAGGAGTGCAAGTACAAGACACGCCACGCAAGAAACGACTAAGAGCTGAATTGCAGGAGAAGAAGGACGAATTGAAAGAGAGCAAATCAACACTGTCAAGCACACGGAAAAGGCTCCTTCTTTCCGAAGAAGACGCTATGCAGGAGTCCATGAAACGCAAGCATCTTGAAGAGGTAAATGAAGAGTTGACTAGGGACTTAAGCATTCTAAACGAGTCTCTCAAATCTGTTCGAGTAAAATACGAAGAGACGCTCAGTAGGCTGGACTCCATGACATCAAAGTTCAATCCCCTCCAAGATGAAGTTGCTGAATACAAGCAGCTCTTCAAGAAGGTTTCCGCGGAAAGCACAAACCTCCAGATGAAATACAATCAGGTCAAAGAAAAGATGTCACATATCGATACACGGAATGTGAACAGGAGACTAAAACGACAAAACGAAAAACTGTCAGAGCTCAAGCAGGCTAAAGAGCAAAAACAACGTCTTGAAAGAGAAATCACATCATTGAAGACGGAGCTTCAAGAGACAAGAAATGCTCTCAGCGCCACCAAGGAGGCCAAACAGGCTATACAATCCAAACTAGAGGCCAAGCGaaaggaataaaaacaaattggaCAAAAACTTTGGTATCAACAAAAATCTGAAGGAAGGCCTGCTTTCGATGTAAACAAATATGAGAAGGATTTTGGCTATCTCCAAAGGCGCGCTGATCTCCTGGAACAGAAAAACAAGGAACTGTCGGACCATATTTccttgttggaggatgatgaaATGAGCACATTTCAAGATGGCAAATACACAGATGAAGTAAGGGAGACAATAATGGAATTGTTGTCATACAACGTTTCCATGGCAAAAGTTTCACAGGTAATACGAACCGTGCTGAAGAAAATTGGGAAACGGGAAGTGCATCGCCTGCCAAGTTTAGCAACAGTATCACAAATTGCAATAGAAGCGCGTTTCCTGGCTGACATTGAAGTTGCAACCGCAATGGCGAACAATAGACCTGAAGAAGCCCTCGGCAATTGCCTACACGGAGATGGAacaacaaaatatcacaaaaaataCCAGAACTTCCAAATAACCCTACCGGATGGAACTTCACGGACCCTTGGACTCACACAGATGGCTAAAGGAGACACTGATAGCACTATGACAGCATTTGAAGACAGGATGAGGGAGTTAGCAAGTGCTCTTGACAGAAATGATGATAATCCAGAAGAAACCTACAATAATCTGGTCTGTTCTATCAAATCGACAATGACGGACCAAGGTCCGGCTATGCCGCAGTTTAGCAGTAGAGTACAGTGCCTCCGAAATGAACTGCTGCCAAAGGTAATGGAAAAATGGGAGGATCTCCCAGAAGAAGTGAGAGAAAATGCCAAATCGTTTGGACAATTCTATTGCAAACTTCATCCTCTAATCAATTTCTCGGAGGAAATTAACAAAGTTTTGAAAGCCTTTGAAGAAATATCTATGACAGGCAGAAATCCGCACACCTTTGCTACTGGAGAAGCCGGTGTAACCCGAGTAGTTCGTACAACCAGCAAAGCCTTTAACCATAGGGGTTCGGACAAATCAGGTGTCGAGGATGCATTCACAACATATGTTGAACATGAATTTGGTGTAAAAAATTCAGTTGTGAACTACCTAGGAAACAGAGCAAATATTTTGTTCGAAGGAGCTGCTCAGACCTACTTTCACAAAGATCATATCAAAAGTTTCATTGGGATCCTTCCAGACCCAAACAACTTACTTCTTGCTGTGAAGGAAGACATCAGTGAGCCCATTCATGTTGCAGAACTCAAAGCACTTGGAATCATATACTATGCAATAACAAATCCACTGTGGAAGAAAATCATCACCGTCGACAACATCCTTGGCATGAATCGCTACCTCCACCAACTACAGTGTCAACTAATCAAATGGAAGGAAGATGCCACCACCCTTCTTCATGGAGAAGAAATTTCATCTGACATGTCAATCCACCATGATAGCATATCAGAGAAACTCTATGAAGAAGTCGATCCTGAGGTGGAAGCCCTGTGCGTACAGGCATTAGAGATGACAGCATGTGCCATGCTGCTCATCCTTGAACGTCAGTGTCAAGACCAGCTGCCGGGGGGAAAATACTGGAACATCAATGAAGGCATGGAGGCATCCTTTGCTAATGTCCCGACAACAAACATTGTGGCAGAGAGGGATTTTGCACAACTGGACCTCCTGGTTCGCCAAAAACCAGCAGCAAGGACGATGACGCTGGAAACAATTATCATGTGGGTTAACAACAGAACCCCCTCATGGCTAGATAGCCTCGACCCAGAGACAAAGGCCACCTACATGCAGGAAGCCCGAGGCCATTCCTGTCTTGTTCTTGATAGGTACAGAAAGCGCATGCAGGCCCTTAAAGAAGAGCGATGGCAACTCCTCAGTGAAAAATCTCAAAAggtgaaagaaaaggaaacaagaCAAAGGAACCAAACACTTGACCTGGTGGAAAAAGTGATGAACCTTGGAGGTGCTTGGACGTCACCAGAGGAGGCCGAAGCCAAATGCACAGAGCTTGAAGAGGACGGTGTTCAAACTGTACGAAGAGCCATCTATAACCAGTTGCAATTTATGAGTAAAATCTTAAAATGCAAGGCACCAACCAAAGAACACTTCCAGCTGTCATCACAACAGAAACAATTTTCCAATGCAGAATTGTTACAACATGTAAAGGAGGTCATAACTGCAAATGACATGACCAAAGGCAGTGCAGAAAATGAAGCAACTACATCTGCTAAGGTGTATATCACATATACAGACAAGGATGAAAGAGAAGGTCTCTTCCTTGAGCAGAAGAGGAAGCTCGGTGAGAAAATAGAAGGGGAGAGGAAGAAAAGAGCTGCAGAGAGCTCAAAACAGCTTCTTGAAGAGTATGTCCGAGAGCCAGAATTACTGGTAGGAAAGCGGATTGAACACTTGTTCATCATTGAAAAGGAGAAGAGATGGTACTCTGGAACTGTGATGAgagtagaaaaaaaacacaaagataCAATGAAAACGGAGTTTGCTGTTGATTATGATTTAGAGTCAGAATTGGAGGTTTACCCATTACTGAAAGATTtaagcaaggcagagttgattGTGTTGTAA